GGTGCAAGCGCAGAACGCGTCGTGATGCGATTGGAGAATCAGTATTTAGCGGAGCAAAGGAGTCAGGGTTGTTGTCGTCGGAGCTATCGGTGAAGAAGGGATCCCAAAGTTTTACGACCCTCCCAGCGACCTGCTTCGTTACTGCCGCTCGATCCTTGGGGGAGCCTCCCGCGCGCAAATCATTCGCGACAACCCGATTCAGGGGCTCCGCGGACAACATGACAAAGTAGCGGTCGAGCAGAACGACGTTCGATGCCATCGCTGCAAGTGCGGGCAGCAGCAGGACCTCCTTGGCAGGACCCGTCGGTTCCCCCTCCGCATTGCATAAACGGAACTTCCCCTTGTCGAAGTCTAGCTCTTGCTGAAGGACAAGGCCGTTACCCTCCGCATCCTTGGCCAAGAAGACATACACGCGCTTCTTGTCGATAGGCGTACTGGCTCGCCGATCGAACGATCGCATGAAGAAGGGCTCCATTCCGCCTGGCACCGTTTGAAGTCGCATGCCTCGATAAACCCCGCCCGCCAGTTGGCGGGATTGACTGATCGGCTGCCCCCGTTCGTCCGCGCTTTCGTTTCTTCCCAACCAAGAGAACACAGTCCCCACCATTCCGCCCTCAAACAGGTATTGCTTCGATACGTTCGTCCAGACGAGGTCGTAGAACCGATCGATCTGCCGGAATGATACAGGCACCTCGATCACGTTGGCTTTTACGGGCGGTAATTCGGGTTTGACAGGCGTCCTCTCCTCCTTTTGGCTGGTCATGCGAGAGTTCCCTGTTCCCCGTCGTCATCGTCGTCCCAGCCAACGTCCACATCCGCGGGAGGCACAACAAGGCTCTCTTCCGCCTGATGAATACGGTCAAAGGGCTCGCCGCGAACTTGATCGATGATGTCTAGAAAGTTCTCACCCTCGAATAGTCGCTGCGGCAAGCCGTCGGCGTCCTCGCGCTCGAGGTCGTAAATCGCATCGGGCAGTAGTCCGTCAAACTCGAGCTGCAGTAGAGCGTCCCCGGGAACCAGGTCGTTGCGCGGCGAAAGCCTCTTTTCATAGCGCCCGTCGACGCTCTTCAGCGTGTAGACTGGGTGATCTGCGTCCCTCAAGTCTTCAGGCATGACGAATGCAACCGTCATGATAGGCAGGTACAGACAGCAAAGGTTCATCTGGTCGACCACACCGCCGACGTGTGTGGCGCCCGGCACCACAACCAAACGTTGCTGTGTATCGCGCTTCTGACTCGGCTCCGCCGCATCTTTGGTTTGGCCCTTCATACCTTCTTTCTGCGTAGGCAGTTTACTGAATTGCAACGTAGCCTGGCCTTTGCGCGAAAGGCCCTCGAAGCGCACAAAACCATCTTTATCCAGAGTTCCTGTATAGGAAGCGCCGTCCGCATCTTCCACCTTGATCTGGCAACCTGGCACGGGATCGCCTTCCCGATTGATAAGCTTCACCTCGATGAATCCCTTCTCCTTGCGCTCTACGATCTCTTTGAGCTTTGAGGGTGTCATCACCTCTTCGGCCACCAGGAGCCTCGTCGGTCTCGCGGCCGGCGTCCGCAACAGCACAAAGCCCATCTGCCCCGACGGGGTGCGAAGGTCGACAATGTGTTCGGCCAGTGTTTTCGCGAAGGCCTCCACAGGGCCCCGGCCTGCAGACCTGCCCTGGCGTACCACGATCTGGGCCGCTTCTGCGGCCGGCACCACATCGTACTCTCGCTCGCGACGAACCTCTGCTACCGCGTAGCGGCTTACCAAGCGGTGCACCTGCATGCCAACTACGAACTCGCGCCCGAACCGAGCTTGGAATGCGTTGAAAGCGTCCCACCCGGGTTCGCTGGGTGACATGCTGCCTGGTCGCGCCAGCACGAGCCTGCCCCATCGCAAAGCTTCAAGCAAGGGGGCTTCCATCATCTCCGGCGCGGTGAAGAGAGCAGGGCTAATCAACCCTAGCCCCTCGAGGAGATCCAACGCTTCCATGTGTCTCCACCTGACCGCCTCACGTAGGGCCCATCTGACGTCAAACTCATGAACGTCGACGGACACGGCGCTTGACTCGTCGGGCGAGTGCGGCCTACGTAGCTCGAAGTCGCCCGCCAGCAGCTGAAGTGTCAAGCTTCGAGCACTCACGACGTCACGCGTGCCCTCGAAGTCGCCTCATATTGGCTGCCGCTCTCGGCGCGCCCGGGGAGCAAGACCCGTTCCTGGTCCTTGGGAACTCCTGCTCGAGGCGAGCCATCGCCCACAGTGACCAGAAGTATGGGCTCCGGCGCCAACGACATGACCCAGTTCATACCATTGTGATGAGCGACGCGGCAAGCAGACCCGGGACCGTCGTTTCGCCGGTAGCCACTCGGGACGAAGCCGAGCTTCTCACGCAGGCAGACCTGCAAGGCGGACTCGGTGGCGAACGGGTTCGCTATACGAAACGCGGCGAAATGCGTCGTCTGCCGGGCAGGTGCGAGGCCCGGTGCTGCGCTTACGTACACCGCAAAGCGAAGTAGGCCCGTTTTGAGAACACCGATGTTCCGCTTTGCTTCTTTACGCGGGGGACGACGGAGCCCTCCCTGGGCGTTCAGGCGTGCCCGCTGCTCGGTGCCAGGCTCTGCGCCAGGAACGCCGGCAGCGCGCCCTCCGTGGTGACCACCACCAGGGCGCTCGTGGCGCGGGTCATGGCCACGTAGAGCAGGCGCTGAAGGTCCGAGGGGTCGGTGGGCTGGCCCTCCGCCGCGTGGGGCGCCGCCAGGGTGAGGGATCGGGCATCGGCCAGCACGTACACCACGGGAAACTCGAGCCCCTTGGCCGAGTGGAAGGTGAGCAGCTTCACGCCGGGGTCGGCGAGGCGCAGCTCGGAGGTGCGCCCGTGGCGGCAGGACGAAAGGCCCATGGCCGCAAGCGCACGTTCGACCTTGATGAGGTCGTGGTTGCGCCGCGACAGGATCGCCACCCGGCCCGGTGCGAGCCCCGCCAAGATCCGGCGCTTCAGGTCGGCGAGCAAGGCGTCGACCTCCTGTCCCGAGGGCCCCACCACGTGCACCACGGGGGGGCCCGTGCGCTCGGGCGGCTCGGGCCGAAGGGGGGCGTCGCCCTCGTCGGCCGCGCGCGAGGCGCCGCTGCCCGGAAACACGCGGTAGGCCGTCTCCAGGATTTCACGCGTGTTGCGGAAGTTGCGGTGCAGATCGATGCTGCGCGCGCCGTGCACCAAAAGGCCACTGTCTTTCCAGCGAAAGCCCTTGCGGTAAAGGCTCTGCGCGGGATCGTAGGCCACGAAGACGTGCCCCGGCGCGCGCGCCAGGTGCGCGGCGATGCGCAGGCCCAGCGGGGGAAAGTCTTGCGCTTCGTCCACCAGCACGTGGTCGTAGCGAGGTCCGGCTTCACCCTGCGCCAGCAGGTGCTCGTACGCGCGCCGGACCACTTCGTCGAAGTCGAGCTCTCCCTGCGCGGCGCAGAGGCGATCGTAGGCTTGCATCACCTGGAACACCAACGTGCGGTGCCGGCCTTCCAGCGCGCGGGCGGCACCGTGACGGCGCAACGCCAGGTAGGCCTCGAGCCCGCCCGTCACCCGCGACTTGATGAGCGCGATCTCGTCCTCCCAAAACGCGTCGGGCAGCGTCCACAAGCGGGCGCCTTCTTTCGTCTGAGCTTCCACCTCGGCGCGCGCTTGCCGCAGCCGCAGCCGTCGCACCCCGGCTTCGAGCAGCCGGCCTCCGGGCACGAGCGCGCGGCAAAACCCATGCAGCGTGGCGATCTCCAGGTCGTCGGTGGCAAGCCCGAGCGCGCGGGTGAGCTGCCTGGCCGCGCTGGCCAGCGCGCGGTTGAAGGTCACAAAGAGCAGCCTGGGACCACCGAGCAGCGAGCGTTGTGCCAGCAGGCGGAACACCCGGTGCAGCGCCACCGCAGTTTTGCCCGAGCCGGCCACCCCGCGGACCACGATCGCGCCCGAGCCATCGAGCTCCACGATGCGCTCTTGCGCGGGATCCAGGTGCAGCATCAGCTCTTCGAGCTCGCCACGCAGGTAGCGGTCGAGGTGCGTGCGGCTCGTGGCCTGGCGGTCTGCGCGCGCCGGGCTCGGCAGCAGGTGGGGCGCGAGCTGGAGCAGCCGGAAACGGACGCGGCTGGCCACCTCGGCCACCAGCGGAAGCCGATCGAGCGCCTCGAGCCGTTCCACGGCGCGGGTGGCGGCGTGCAGATCGGCGGGCACGCCCAGCTCCTCGAGCTCGAGCCGCGAGACGGAGGCCAGCGGGGGCAAGGTGCCTAGCGCGGCGGTGTGCGGGATGGCCGCGAGAAAACACAGCTCGAGCGCGTCTGGCTGCGCCCGCACCCCCAGCACGCGCTGATCTTCCAGCACCTCGGCCACGCCCTCGCCGGGCCGCGCGGGCGCACGGCCTTCGAGACGGGCCAGGGCGCGGGAGATGAGGTCGGGCGTGCGCCGGGCGTTTTGCAGCAGGCGCCGGGGCGCCACGATCTTCACGCCGCGCTCCCTTGCGCGGCAAAGCCCTGCAGCGCCGCGAGGTCTTGCGGCAGGTCCACCAGCCACTCGGCCGCGCCCTCGCCACGTGCGGCCGCCAGCACCCGTGCCAGCGCCGCCGTGGGGCCCAGGCTGCGCAGGTGCGCGCTGTGGAAGACCAGCAGCAGGTGATCGATGGCGCGGCTCAGGGCCACATTGAGCAAAAGCGGCGCCTCGGCGTTGCGGAGCTCGTCGAGAAAGCGGGGGGGCGTGCCCGGTGCCTCCACGGTATCGAAGATCACCAGGCTGCGTTCCCGGCCCTGGAAACGGTGCACGGAGAACACCTCGATGCGCCCCTGCGCGAGCCGCTCGGGGGCCCGCGCCCGCACCAGGTTGCGAATGCGGCGCACGTGCTCCCGGTAAGGCGCGATCACCGCCACGTCGCGCTGGGCGCTGGCCAGGATGGCGAGCTCGGCCACCAGCTCGGCGTGAAAGGGGTTGATCTTCGAGCCAGAGGATGACGGCAAAGACGCCGCGTCCGTGCGGGCCGTGTCGGCCAGCGCGATGACGGGGCCCGTGGCCTTGCGGGAAGCCACGCCCGGGGCGTTGCGCAGGCGGCCTCCGTAAAAGGTTCGGCTCACGACCGCGGCGATCTGCGGGTGCATGCGCCACTGCTCGTCCAGCATCACACGCAGCGGGTGGTCGGCGTCGATGCGGTCGCAGCCGGCGGACGAAAACACGTGCGTGCCGAGCCAGCGGCGCACGAGCGGTGCGGCCGCGTGGGCGATGGGCGCCAGCTGCAGGAAGTCCCCCACGGCGACCACCCTTTCCCGTGCGAGCGCGGCCGCGGCGAAGGCGGCCGCCAGCGGCGCCATGCTGGCCTCGTCGATGATGACCGTGTGGGGCCGCAGGCTGCGCGACAGCGTGCTCGTGGCGGCGCGGGTGAGCGTGGTGGCCAGCAGCTTGGCCTCGGCCACCACCGCCAGCTCGAGCCGCTGCAGCTCCGTGGTGAGGGCCGCCACGGCGCCTGCGAGGTCGTGCGGGTCGCCGCCGTCGCCTTCCTCGAGCAAGCTGGCCGCGAGCCGCAGCCGGCGAGGCAGGGGCACCGCTTCGCCGAGAAGCGTGCCGGCACGGCGGGGGGTCTGAGCGGCCGCCGCGGCACAGACGCGGACCATCTCGCCCACCAGGGCGGGGGCGCGGTCCCGCAGGGCGCGGTCCACCGCCGCGTCCAGATCGACCGCGCGGCCGGCCAGGGCGTCACCGCAGGGGCCCAGCCGCAGCGCGGCCCCCGGGGGCAGGGGCGAAAGGTCCAGCGCCCGCGCCAGCGCCGCGTCGGTGGCGACGTTGGTGTGCGCCGTCAGCAGCACCTGCTCACCACGGCCCGCAAGGGCGTTGGCCAGGCGCGCCAGCAGCCGCGTTTTCCCCGTGCCGGGGGGCCCCCAGACGTAGGCCACCCGCTCGGCCAGAACCCGCTCGAGGGCGGCCCGCTGCACGGGGCCGTCCGCCTCGAAGTCGTGCAGGGGGGCACGCGCGGCGGCGCCTTCTCCCGCGAGCAGACCCAGCGCGAGCGCCGGTGAAAACGGTGGCCAGGGCGACGCCTGCCCCTGCGCCTCGGCCTCGAGGATCGTGCGCAGCCGGCTGGCCAACAGCTCGAGCAAGAGGGTGGGGTCGAAGTCCAGCCAGCCTTCGGGCACGAAGGGGCCGAGATCGCTACGCAGGGCCAGCACGATCGCGTCCTCGTCGCGTTCGTGACGAAGCACCTCGCCGCTGGCGCTTTCGCCTTCGGCCAAGAGGCGCACGGAGGTTCCCTCCGGAACGGGCACGTCCAGCGTACACGCAAAACGGTAGGCGTACGCCCCGGGATCTTCGCGCAGGCGGACGCCCTCGACCACGCGAACGCGGCGCTTGTCCCCCAGCGGGCCGAGCCGCGCCCGCAGCTCGCCGCGCTCGAGCCGCAGCGCCTCGAGCATTCGTTCGATGACGGCGTCGAGCGCCGCAGGAGGGCCCATGGGAGTGCGGACAAGGTAGCGCACCGGCCCGCGGGCCGGGAACATCAGTTCTTGGGGTGCTTCTCGTTCTCCGCGTGCCAGTCAGCCAAAGAGAACACCTGGGCGAGCCTCTGCGTCTTTTTGGGGCTTGATCTTCGGCTTCGTGCCGGAAGCCGGCGGCGGACGCGTACGGTGAGCGCCGCGCGCAGGGCTTCCTCGTCTAACCTAGGCCGGGCCGGCGGTCTGCCGGTGCCCCTCTCCCCTAAATTGGCAAAATCGAAGGTCATCGCCTCGGGGCGGTCACTCTCGCCCGTGGTCTCCAAAGACAACGGCAAATCCAGAAGGGCTGCCGTCGCATCTCGCGTTCGGGATTCGGCTGAAACCTATGTGTTGTGATCCCCCAAAGCTTGCCGCTTTTGGGGCCTGAAAATCGTCAAGAGCACCACGGGTAGCAGGGGGTGGGCGCCTCGCGAGAGGACGCTCACGATGACACGAAGCAAGAGGACGAAGGGCCCGCGCGCACGGGCGGGAAAGAGCCTGCGCGGACGACGGTTCACCACGGCGCAGAAGCAGGAGGCCATGGACCTGATCCGGACGGGGCTCAAACGGACAGAGGTGGCCAGGAGGATCGGGACCACGATCGAATCGCTGCGGGTGTGGCGCAAGAGCGCCGCGGTGAAATCGGCGAAGACAGGGGCTCGCCGGTCAGGTCCGGGCAAGGCACAGACGGCGACGGCCGCAGCAGAAGCGCCAGCGCCAGACGCGGCGCCGGTGTTGAGCCCAGGTGGCCTCGCGCCCATCGAGGTCGAGGCCATCCTGCAAACCAAGAA
The sequence above is a segment of the Myxococcales bacterium genome. Coding sequences within it:
- a CDS encoding UvrD-helicase domain-containing protein; translation: MKIVAPRRLLQNARRTPDLISRALARLEGRAPARPGEGVAEVLEDQRVLGVRAQPDALELCFLAAIPHTAALGTLPPLASVSRLELEELGVPADLHAATRAVERLEALDRLPLVAEVASRVRFRLLQLAPHLLPSPARADRQATSRTHLDRYLRGELEELMLHLDPAQERIVELDGSGAIVVRGVAGSGKTAVALHRVFRLLAQRSLLGGPRLLFVTFNRALASAARQLTRALGLATDDLEIATLHGFCRALVPGGRLLEAGVRRLRLRQARAEVEAQTKEGARLWTLPDAFWEDEIALIKSRVTGGLEAYLALRRHGAARALEGRHRTLVFQVMQAYDRLCAAQGELDFDEVVRRAYEHLLAQGEAGPRYDHVLVDEAQDFPPLGLRIAAHLARAPGHVFVAYDPAQSLYRKGFRWKDSGLLVHGARSIDLHRNFRNTREILETAYRVFPGSGASRAADEGDAPLRPEPPERTGPPVVHVVGPSGQEVDALLADLKRRILAGLAPGRVAILSRRNHDLIKVERALAAMGLSSCRHGRTSELRLADPGVKLLTFHSAKGLEFPVVYVLADARSLTLAAPHAAEGQPTDPSDLQRLLYVAMTRATSALVVVTTEGALPAFLAQSLAPSSGHA
- a CDS encoding AAA family ATPase; translation: MFPARGPVRYLVRTPMGPPAALDAVIERMLEALRLERGELRARLGPLGDKRRVRVVEGVRLREDPGAYAYRFACTLDVPVPEGTSVRLLAEGESASGEVLRHERDEDAIVLALRSDLGPFVPEGWLDFDPTLLLELLASRLRTILEAEAQGQASPWPPFSPALALGLLAGEGAAARAPLHDFEADGPVQRAALERVLAERVAYVWGPPGTGKTRLLARLANALAGRGEQVLLTAHTNVATDAALARALDLSPLPPGAALRLGPCGDALAGRAVDLDAAVDRALRDRAPALVGEMVRVCAAAAAQTPRRAGTLLGEAVPLPRRLRLAASLLEEGDGGDPHDLAGAVAALTTELQRLELAVVAEAKLLATTLTRAATSTLSRSLRPHTVIIDEASMAPLAAAFAAAALARERVVAVGDFLQLAPIAHAAAPLVRRWLGTHVFSSAGCDRIDADHPLRVMLDEQWRMHPQIAAVVSRTFYGGRLRNAPGVASRKATGPVIALADTARTDAASLPSSSGSKINPFHAELVAELAILASAQRDVAVIAPYREHVRRIRNLVRARAPERLAQGRIEVFSVHRFQGRERSLVIFDTVEAPGTPPRFLDELRNAEAPLLLNVALSRAIDHLLLVFHSAHLRSLGPTAALARVLAAARGEGAAEWLVDLPQDLAALQGFAAQGSAA